TCGACGGTACAACTGGTGATCTGTTCAGGAGCCCATCTGATGTTGCTGTTGACCTCAGAAAAGAAATGGTGGACAGCATTACACAAAGAAGTGAAACGTTCATAGCCGATGTTGAGGCGGAACAAAACGCTGACAATGAAATGTCGGATGACCCTTATGAGATCGTGTCAATATTCATGGATGATTTCAGTCGCACGAAAAGGAATATCATTGGCCATGTCTCTGGGTGGTTGCTAAGTGACAGCCGTGATGATAAGATCGATGACTTTGTCCAAGAAATGGAGATGACCCGCTTCTGGCCATTAGAGAGGAGAGAAGCGATAGCCGAGGTCCTCCTCAGGAATGTGGACATTAAAACCAAGTTCCACTGCCCTGAGAAATATGAAAATGAGGAACGCCTTGCTGATCACAAAGCACAGTGTAGCTTCAGGCCTGTCACTTGCCCAAACGAGGGATGCCGAACAAAAGTCTCTGTTCGTTGCATGCAGGATCATGATGCAACTTGCCTTTTCAAGATCCTTCAGTGTGAGCAAAACTGTGAGAAACGGCTTCTGCGGCGTGATATGGATAGACATTGTGTCACTGTCTGCCCCATGAGGCCCATGAAGTGCCCTTTCGGGTGTGATGATTCGTTCAGTGAACACGACCTCGAGGAGCACTGTTCAGAGAGTCTCCAGCAACACTTGCTTAAGGTCCTTCAGGTGATTCACAAGAATAATTTTACAGCTGATGAGCTAAAGGAAACTGCTCTACGACTGGAGAAGGTTAGGCTTTTTTTATCTTGGAATTTGCAAGCTGCAACATATCTGTTTTCACTGCTCTTTTAGGGCATCTCCAATACAGTGTCGCAAAACGGACTCACTATCCATCCGTGGACACGTCCATGGACACGGGTACAGAAGCGTGCCATCCAACCACAATGCCCAAAACGTCCGCTTCTATTACATTTAAAAAGATGCAAACTTCCGCCAAATAGCTAAAATCAACCTTCTGCTAAACAGCACAGCTATGGGCCGTAGTCTTCCGCCAAATGAGATCAACTTTCCGCCAAATAGCTAAAATTATGCAATGATTTAACATTCTCCTCCCGCCAAACAGCCAGCAATAGCCACAGTCTTCCGCCAAATAGCATGATCATACAATGATTTAATCACGTAGGTATTATCCTTCCACCAAATAGCAGCAGACGTGGGGTACGTGGTGGCTTTGATTGGCTAGGCGGACGTCCAAACTCCCGCAAACCTCCCGCGGGTTAGCTTCTGGTTTGCGGGATTTCAGACGCGTGGATGTATGGGACACCATGTTGGATGTCAAAAATGGTCCAGATGCGTTGGTGCGACGCTTTCGGGAGTTTTGCAGCAtggtgttggagatgcccttatttGTATTTAATCATTGTCATCAATATGTATGTATATCTTTAAAACAAATGAATAGACTGAACATATGTTATTACTAAATGATCTCTGCAGTCTGAAGATCGTGGTAAACTGGCTAAAGCTCGGGATGCTAGATCTCTAACTAGTATTGTGAAGGATCTTGAAGCAAAGAAATTTCAATGTTCTGGTGTAGTATCTCATGTAAACCTTGGTGGTTGACACGTGAGGTGTGGAGATGGAGATAACCACAGGATAACACCGTacatggagatggagatcaccatggGACCGCCGTGTACATAGAGATGAAGATTATCATCGGTTGCCAAAAAGGGGCTATACCGTATCATACTTGTATAAACTGTttgtgaaagtttatcccttATATATATGCACCCTTCTTTtacatggtaagattttttaagTAAGGTGATCTTTCAAAGAATGTTAGTAAAGTTGACTCCCCAATTGTCGTAAAATCACATGTCAAGTATATTTAGTGGTGCGATTATAAAATTAGTGTTCTGCTATTCCTCCTTGACGTGACGGGTTTGTGTCAGATAGTTATGTGTGAAGCATTGGCTAACTTGTTAATGCTACCAAAATAATTTTGGGCCTCGAGACATAAGAGTTCGCGAGACATGTGATGTGCCCAACAAACAAGTCACATAGAGATATTACCAAGTGTTGCTTACCGTGTGATCTAGTCTTCTAGCAGTGATGCAAAAGCTCAGTAATCGACATGTTGACCTCGGATCTTGAATCATCAAGTATTGACGGAGGATTGTTGATTTTAGTGGGAGTAttattacaaaaatgttcaatATGGATTACTCTTGGTGAACACATGTAAGAAAAACTTGTTTGGTACCCATCATTTGAGTTGGTTTTCATTTGCGAATATATGTGTTCAACTTGTTTGGTTGCGACTGAGGGACGTAGTATTTCATTCATCGATTCGAGACGATGGAAGCTTTCCCGAACCCCAAATCCCTTGCTCTCAGCTGTCATTCTCCTCGATTTCAGTCTCGACGCCCTCATCTCCTCCTTCCCACAGTCTTTCTATAGGTGTGGTTGTAGGAGTGGTTGTCAGATACATCAATAGCTAGTACCAACTGCTGATGTACTTGTAGGCACTAGTACTGTCGCCTGCCTTTGTCTCTCCCCTCTTTTTTCACCCAAGGTCACTAGTAAAGCGGTGTTTAATCCATTCACTTCTTGACATGATTTGGGTTTATTAGAGAGCAGGTGGTTCTCAGTTCCCTA
This sequence is a window from Aegilops tauschii subsp. strangulata cultivar AL8/78 chromosome 7, Aet v6.0, whole genome shotgun sequence. Protein-coding genes within it:
- the LOC109780884 gene encoding uncharacterized protein, which encodes MDPPPVADPGQTKDKGVGSKGEMDLPVADPGPVRDEGELLRCPFCNSEAVYKLAQFLLPGLAAVCVDGTTGDLFRSPSDVAVDLRKEMVDSITQRSETFIADVEAEQNADNEMSDDPYEIVSIFMDDFSRTKRNIIGHVSGWLLSDSRDDKIDDFVQEMEMTRFWPLERREAIAEVLLRNVDIKTKFHCPEKYENEERLADHKAQCSFRPVTCPNEGCRTKVSVRCMQDHDATCLFKILQCEQNCEKRLLRRDMDRHCVTVCPMRPMKCPFGCDDSFSEHDLEEHCSESLQQHLLKVLQVIHKNNFTADELKETALRLEKSEDRGKLAKARDARSLTSIVKDLEAKKFQCSGVVSHVNLGG